A genomic segment from Malus domestica chromosome 05, GDT2T_hap1 encodes:
- the LOC103443899 gene encoding uncharacterized protein isoform X2, which yields MSLACLVCSVESPSHSFRSYSVSSTENDGRCSAIANCLTRRPSLPLPRHSNIASSKVTPQPTLSNSGSIPGTPRLVRSRAVRRDIVRDWNFDEVVMGR from the coding sequence ATGAGTTTGGCATGCCTTGTGTGCAGTGTAGAAAGTCCGTCACACTCTTTTAGGAGTTACTCTGTATCGAGCACAGAAAATGATGGAAGATGTTCTGCTATTGCCAACTGCTTAACACGGAGGCCATCTCTTCCATTGCCAAGACATTCCAACATTGCATCATCCAAAGTAACCCCGCAACCAACTCTTTCAAACAGCGGTTCCATACCAGGTACCCCAAGGCTAGTTCGAAGCCGGGCTGTGAGAAGGGATATCGTGAGGGACTGGAACTTTGACGAGGTTGTGATGGGGCGTTAA
- the LOC139196360 gene encoding uncharacterized protein, whose product MSSGASKRDPAWEHGDPIDGNKHGTICKYCGRVMKSGGVTRLKYHLSGLDPAKNVQRCDNVPPEVKAFISTLLKNKKQQKEKMTQGMENIRAGLRGEVYGQAVDSDDDDDEDECADDMGPEERHSLKQALRASKQSAWEREHLHKIPNRGQGSGTSGGAQMRRGGSLRESQPTPPIAPSLYKSSNARQKSVWSYFKGGNVKEGMGRLISKFFIYENVPAAKASSHHFKNMVVGCQQAGVGVQPPTPYEIRNKYLDMEYKDIGEYVNKLRSKWETNGCTIMCDGWTGPTRLFIINFMVYSKGKTIFLKSVDASDHIKNYKYIYKLLRDVIMEVGEHNVVQVVTDNGSAFVKAGKKLMKHHNVFWTSCAAHCIDLMFEAMGKRENVATVVKRARTITNYIYNHGWLLAKMREFCRGEIIRPATTRFATNYIALNSLLKKKAGLKQLFTSDDWANHNFSRSNTGRMVESIVLDHAFWSQTEHVCQVFEPLYKVLRIVDTEVYPTMGAVYELMRVVKDELERKHGARWVVKIIEDRWYKTLYHDLHAAAYYLNPRYQYRPGVGDDGNLIRAVHNVYSKLDPASPAVGQFGNELTWFKDARRTFGEPTSVAARTNMSPTEWWIMYGTDAPTVRKLAIKVLSQIASSSACERNWSTFALIHTKQRNKLAHSSLEKLVYCYYNMKLQIRDKEAEIDHVDRGDPLDVFDIVGEDDDTEGNQLFQWIRPLHLDDDEGNPAPRVAKEARNEGINVERVLEEEVGSSSADSFEELLHPTPSNTGIPHFSNPTQPQHRADTNDSSSTRSGDSPTTGGGNDEGGSGAGGSGAGGSGGGYGNYYGPPPPGYMSPFTGEANFTHTTQDDDHGSRRAGGPGIGAIGKDYTRRERGKGILSSQEDDSLSRTSDSVGLGSSNYGYTHNQPFPYPSYPIPVGMESSDSWNQSQPQSSNDFSYGQPQPISDPYGWHINNYMQNYFGDLSFDNYSSQYTHSTHRDDEDSDKFEPHRNSMWY is encoded by the exons atgtctagTGGAGCtagtaaacgtgatccagcttgggaacatggcgacccaatagacggaaacaaacatggcacaatttgcaaatactgtggtcgggtaatgaagagtggtggagtgacacgacttaagtaccatcttagtggattagatccagcaaaaaatgtccaacgatgcgataatgtccccccagaagtgaaggcattcatcagcacattattaaaaaataaaaaacagcagaaggaaaagatgacacaaggaatggaaaatattcgagctgggctacggggagaagtctatggccaagcggttgacagtgatgatgatgacgatgaggacgaatgtgctgatgacatgggacctgaagaacgacacagtttgaaacaagcattacgtgcctccaaacagtcagcatgggaaagagaacaccttcataaaattcctaataggggacaaggttccgggacaagtggtggtgcacaaatgagacggggtggcagtcttagagaatcacaaccaacaccaccaatagccccaagtttatataagtcatccaacgcacgtcaaaaaagtgtttggagttatttcaagggaggtaatgtgaaggagggaatggggcgtctaattagcaagttctttatctatgaaaatgtccctgctgcgaaggcatcatcacatcatttcaaaaatatggtagtgggatgtcaacaggccggtgttggagtacaacctcccactccctatgagataagaaacaaatatttggatatggagtataaagacattggcgagtatgttaacaagttgaggtcaaagtgggaaactaatggttgcacaatcatgtgtgacggatggaccggcccgaccagattatttatcatcaacttcatggtatactccaagggaaagacaatttttttgaagtctgttgatgcttcagaccatataaagaattacaagtatatttacaaattattgagggatgtaatcatggaggtgggagagcataatgttgtccaagtcgtgaccgacaacggttctgcatttgtcaaagctggaaaaaagttaatgaagcatcataatgtgttttggacatcatgtgcagcacattgtattgatcttatgtttgaggcaatggggaagagagagaatgttgctactgtggtcaaaagagctagaacgatcacaaattatatttacaatcacggttggttgttggcaaagatgcgtgaattttgcagaggagaaattattcgtccagctaccactcgattcgccaccaactatattgcattaaacagcctactcaagaagaaagcagggttgaagcaactattcactagtgacgattgggccaaccacaatttcagccgctcaaatacaggtcgtatggtggaaagtatagtgcttgatcatgctttttggagtcaaacagaacatgtgtgtcaagtgtttgaacctctttacaaagttttacggatcgttgacacagaagtgtatcctactatgggggcagtatatgagttgatgcgtgtagtgaaggatgaattggaaagaaaacatggtgcaaggtgggtcgtaaaaataattgaagaccgatggtataaaacattataccacgatttgcatgcagcag catattatttgaatccccgataccaatacagacccggtgttggagatgatggtaaccttatacgtgctgtacataatgtatactctaaattagaccctgcatcaccagcagttggccaatttggaaatgag ctaacatggtttaaagatgcaagaagaacatttggagaaccaacatcagttgctgctcgaacaaatatgtctccta ctgaatggtggatcatgtatgggaccgatgcaccaactgtgagaaagttagcaataaaagtattatcacaaatagcttcctcatctgcttgtgaaagaaattggagcacatttgcactcatacacacaaagcaaagaaataagttggctcatagtagcttggaaaaattagtttattgctactacaacatgaagcttcaaattcgagataaggaagcagaaatcgatcatgtcgaccgtggtgacccactagatgtgtttgatattgttggtgaagatgatgatacggagggtaaccaactttttcaatggattagacctcttcatttagatgatgatgaaggcaacccagctcccagagttgctaaagaagcacgtaatgaagggataaatgtagaaagagtattagaggaggaggtgggatctagcagcgctgactctttcgaAGAACTTTTGCACCCAACACCAagcaacactggaattccacatttttccaatcctacacaaccacaacatcgtgctgatactaatgatagctctagtacaagatcaggagactcacctaccaccggaggtgggaatgatgaaggaggtagtggagctggaggtagtggagctggaggtagtggtggtggatatggaaactattatggaccaccacctcccggatatatgagccccttcactggtgaggcaaacttcacgcatacaacacaagatgatgaccatggcagtaggcgggcaggaggaccaggaattggtgccatagggaaggactatactcgcagagaaagaggcaaagggattttgtcaagtcaagaagatgactcgttatctagaacttcagactctgttggattgggaagtagtaactatggttatactcataaccaaccatttccctacccttcatatcccattcctgttgggatggaatcgagcgactcatggaatcaatcccagcctcaatcttcaaatgatttttcttatggacaacctcaaccaatctcggatccatatgggtggcatattaacaattacatgcaaaactattttggggatttatcatttgataactactcttcacaatacactcattctacacatagagatgatgaagatagtgacaaatttgaacctcataggaactctatgtggtactaa
- the LOC139196027 gene encoding uncharacterized protein, with protein MPPRRERRESRRTSEPNFPDITQLGEAMAQALQNVIRPPPPPRTPLETMYNLKLDRFMGNESHEGAEKWLDHIEKTFQVMQSQGNLPANRWVETTTWFLGREPAAWWINQARYMSPETAADWKVFKEHFMKRFVPPEYIDRKKQEFTRLKQRNMSAHEYYRKFTDLSRYDTDTAGNQGEMLRRFKLGSKKKWRTFANALPCADYHEYFEILVRMEDSDNLPDSEDDEDKNEGQKKNDKGKGISIPGPRQTQSFKKSGASSSSSSGGYSFTGPRRGGGRFSGGPRFQGQRDAGGSGAPWCRRCNSRHHGECRRGSGACFTCGQTGHRASQCPQGHQRPQQTNMPPPAPIQQSFGPGGYGQPSRGGAYHYQGDAAPYAPGPYQYSQKPYSQAGYSQDFGGYSSYSSMPAGGSQWHQGGQPRQGEVATGGAGSSRQPSQPGQGRNPQGRGNQGNRGRGGRQQAQGRVNHMSLQEAQNHPDLIMGETYPEDDRIQGRHGGYDPSTYQF; from the exons atgccgcctcgtagagagcgtaGGGAGTCCCGCCGTACTTCTGAACCTAATTTCCCAGATAttactcaattaggggaagcgatgGCCCAGGCTTTACAGAATGTGATtcgtcctccccctcctccgaGGACACCTCTGGAGACCATGTACAACTTGAAGTTAGATCGGTTTATGGGTAATGAAAGTCATGAGGGGGCAGAGAAATGGCTAGATCATATTGAGAAAACCTtccaggtgatgcagagtcaggggaatctcCCTGCTAATAGGTGGGTAGAGACCACCACTTGGTTTCTGGGTCGTGAACCAGCAGCATGGTGGATAAATCAGGCTAGGTACATGTCACCTGAGACGGCAGCCGACTGGAAAGTGTTCAAAGAGcattttatgaagagatttgtCCCTCCTGAGTATATTGACCGTAAGAAACAGGAATTCACCAGGTTGAAACAGAGAAATATGTCGGCACatgaatattatagaaagtttactgatttgtctcgttatgacactgatacagctggtaatcagggaGAGATGCTTCGACGTTTCAAGTTGGGATCTAAGAAGAAGTGGCGTACCTTTGCCAATGCACTCCCCTGCGCTGATTAtcatgagtatttcgagattttGGTTAGGATGGAGGACTCTGATAATCTTCCGGACAGTGAGGATGATGAGGACAAGAATGAGGGTCAGAAGAAGAATGATAAGGGTAAGGGTATTTCTATTCCTGGACCTCGACAGACTCAGAGTTTTAAGAAGAGTGGAgcgagttcgagttcttctagtGGGGGATATAGTTTTACTGGCCCGAGGAGAGGTGGTGGAAGATTTTCTGGTGGACCCAGATTTCAGGGTCAGAGGGATGCTGGTGGATCTGGCGCTCCGTGGTGCCGCCGTTGTAACTCCCGTCACCATGGTGAGTGTAGGAGAGGTTCTGGTGCTTGTTTTACGTGTGGGCAGACGGGACATCGGGCTTCTCAGTGCCCCCAGGGTCATCAGAGACCGCAACAGACTAATATGCCACCTCCAGCACCTATTCAGCAGAGTTTTGGACCGGGTGGTTATGGTCAGCCGAGTCGTGGTGGTGCCTACCACTACCAGGGGGATGCTGCTCCGTATGCTCCCGGACCTTATCAGTATTCCCAGAAGCCTTATTCTCAGGCTGGGTATTCCCAGGATTTTGGAGGTTATTCATCTTATTCCTCTATGCCAGCTGGTGGATCGCAGTGGCATCAGGGTGGCCAGCCCCGTCAGGGGGAAGTTGCTACGGGTGGTGCAGGATCATCCAGGCAGCCTAGTCAGCCAGGCCAGGGACGTAATCCTCAGGGACGAGGTAATCAGGGCAATAGAGGCCGAGGTGGACGTCAGCAAGCTCAGGGGCGAGTTAATCATATGTCCCTGCAGGaggctcagaaccatccagacttgataatgg gtgagacgtatcccgaggacgaccgcatccagggacgccacgggggttacgacccgtcgacttatca gttctag
- the LOC103443897 gene encoding probable arabinosyltransferase ARAD1, giving the protein MAVKGTATTTPSSSVCSVPTLFFAFTLLCALSLSLFFLSNPSPSSSPSPSSSSFISLNAPLSPQNSLKVYLADLPRSLNYGLLEKYWASGPDSRLQTDTDHQIPDSHLPKNLEFPPYPDNPLIKQYSAEYWILGDLMTPPEHRTGSFASRVFDADEADVVFVPFFATLSAELQLATAKGVFRKKAGNEDYERQRQVVDFVKNTEAWKRSGGRDHVFVLTDPVAMWHVRAEIAPAVLLVVDFGGWYTLESRSSNGNSSDVIQHTQVSLLKDVIVPYTHLLPRLQLTENKKRQTLLYFKGAKHRHRGGLVRETLWDLLVNEPDVIMEEGFPNATGREQSIKGMRTSEFCLHPAGDTPTSCRLFDAMQSLCIPVIVSDNIELPFEGMVDYSEFSVFVAVDDALKPNWIVSHLRTFTREQRDRFRRTMAQFQPMFEYDNGHPGGIGPIPPDGAVNHMWKMVHQKLPMIKESIVRERRKPPGVSVPRRCHCT; this is encoded by the exons ATGGCAGTGAAGGGCACCGCCACAACGACACCTTCTTCATCCGTTTGCTCTGTTCCCACTCTCTTCTTCGCATTCACTCTCCTCTgcgctctctctctttctctcttcttcctctccaatccttctccttcttcctctccttctccttcttcctcatcTTTCATTTCCCTAAACGCCCCTCTCTCTCCCCAAAATTCCCTCAAAGTCTACCTAGCAGACCTCCCCAGATCCCTCAACTATGGCCTCCTCGAAAAGTACTGGGCTTCCGGCCCCGATTCCCGCCTCCAAACGGACACCGACCACCAAATCCCAGACTCCCATTTGCCCAAAAACCTTGAATTTCCACCCTATCCAGATAATCCATTGATTAAACAGTACAGCGCCGAGTACTGGATTTTGGGGGACCTGATGACCCCTCCGGAGCACAGAACTGGGTCGTTTGCCTCCCGGGTTTTCGATGCCGACGAAGCCGACGTTGTTTTCGTCCCCTTTTTCGCGACCTTGAGCGCAGAATTGCAGCTGGCTACGGCTAAAGGGGTGTTTAGGAAGAAGGCTGGGAATGAGGACTATGAGAGGCAGAGGCAAGTGGTGGACTTTGTGAAGAACACTGAGGCTTGGAAAAGGTCAGGTGGAAGAGACCATGTGTTTGTGCTTACTG ACCCAGTGGCAATGTGGCACGTTCGAGCAGAGATAGCCCCGGCGGTCCTTCTCGTTGTAGATTTTGGAGGGTGGTACACACTCGAATCCAGGTCATCAAACGGTAACTCATCAGATGTGATTCAGCACACACAAGTGTCACTACTCAAAGATGTCATTGTGCCCTACACCCATCTACTTCCCCGATTGCAACTGACAGAAAATAAGAAGCGTCAAACGCTACTTTACTTTAAAGGAGCTAAACATAGGCACCGG GGAGGCTTAGTTCGAGAAACATTGTGGGACTTGTTGGTTAATGAGCCAGATGTTATCATGGAAGAAGGCTTCCCTAACGCCACTGGGAGGGAACAGTCCATAAAAGGGATGAGAACTTCAGAGTTTTGCTTGCATCCAGCTGGGGACACTCCCACTTCATGTCGGCTGTTCGATGCAATGCAAAGTCTCTGTATACCCGTTATTGTCAGTGACAACATAGAACTTCCTTTCGAAGGGATGGTAGATTATTCAGAGTTTTCTGTTTTTGTGGCAGTCGATGATGCGTTGAAACCGAACTGGATTGTGAGCCATCTTAGGACCTTTACTAGAGAGCAGAGGGATAGATTTCGTCGAACAATGGCACAGTTTCAGCCCATGTTTGAGTATGACAATGGTCATCCTGGTGGCATCGGGCCAATTCCTCCCGACGGTGCAGTGAACCACATGTGGAAGATGGTTCATCAAAAGTTGCCAATGATCAAGGAATCAATCGTTCGTGAAAGGAGAAAACCTCCCGGTGTTTCAGTTCCACGCCGTTGCCACTGTACGTGA